A region from the Cellvibrio sp. PSBB006 genome encodes:
- a CDS encoding autotransporter domain-containing protein, with protein sequence MKQHCVNPLHSIPMLLLAAAVQQANATAIATPDTATMIQGTGSIAIDVLANDTSDNVENNNLFIDSFDSTSTGYGSVILDSETNQLVYTPPSEDFVGTDTFTYFVVDDSGYGGSTVVTVEVTEPEPEPEPEPEPEPEPEPEPEPEPQPEPEPNFAFELYVDGARNKAVAGMLEDACNAGELSAQLDSNCDLLYAEAAEGDLNPIMAEIAPDEALIQSRLLAENSRNKTSRIYQGMAQMRSGGGGAVVGFNDHMLPTGGAAGDGFDSPWTVLTSVQMESFERNQTWREAGYESEAVGVLLGLGYRVNSNLNLGAAVDWASYDVDFANDGGTMDSDVISLTGFLSWYSGPLSLDLQMGYASGDTEAQRIIRFPDVSVANSDYGSDQFSVSTQFEYNWQPGAWALKPFVRLDYLNTQVDAFAETGDSPWLTSAEDQTHEQLNTSLGLDTSYTLAMDWGVMIPSVRFSAVNQAHLSNDYIGFNLTDADALGNFELRADSADSLFYQWDVSTAFVLPNGVSTFISGKVVSSYADTSAYQITGGVNWEF encoded by the coding sequence ATGAAGCAACACTGTGTAAATCCACTTCATTCCATCCCCATGCTGCTGTTAGCCGCTGCGGTGCAGCAGGCAAATGCCACGGCTATTGCAACCCCTGATACGGCGACCATGATACAGGGCACCGGCTCGATTGCCATTGATGTATTGGCCAACGATACCTCGGATAACGTTGAGAACAACAATCTCTTCATCGACAGTTTTGATTCCACATCCACCGGATACGGCTCGGTGATTCTCGATAGTGAAACTAATCAACTGGTTTACACGCCGCCCAGCGAAGACTTCGTCGGCACCGACACCTTTACATATTTTGTGGTGGACGATTCCGGTTACGGTGGCTCGACTGTCGTGACCGTAGAGGTGACTGAGCCGGAACCCGAACCCGAGCCAGAACCGGAGCCCGAACCTGAGCCAGAGCCGGAACCCGAACCGGAGCCGCAACCAGAGCCCGAACCGAATTTTGCCTTCGAGTTATACGTGGACGGTGCGCGTAACAAAGCCGTGGCTGGCATGTTGGAAGACGCCTGTAATGCCGGTGAATTGTCCGCGCAGTTGGATAGCAATTGTGATTTGTTGTATGCCGAAGCCGCCGAAGGCGATCTCAATCCCATCATGGCCGAGATCGCGCCGGATGAAGCGTTAATCCAGAGCCGTTTGCTGGCAGAAAACAGCCGCAATAAAACCTCACGCATCTACCAGGGCATGGCGCAAATGCGCAGCGGCGGTGGCGGTGCAGTGGTCGGTTTTAACGATCATATGCTGCCCACCGGCGGCGCGGCGGGTGATGGTTTTGATTCGCCTTGGACGGTGCTGACCTCGGTGCAGATGGAAAGCTTCGAACGCAACCAGACCTGGCGCGAAGCGGGCTATGAGTCTGAAGCCGTCGGTGTGTTGCTCGGGTTGGGTTATCGCGTTAACAGCAATCTGAACCTGGGCGCGGCGGTGGATTGGGCCTCTTACGATGTCGACTTCGCTAACGACGGCGGCACCATGGATTCCGATGTCATCAGCCTCACCGGCTTCCTGTCCTGGTACAGCGGCCCGCTCAGTCTTGATCTACAGATGGGTTATGCCTCCGGTGATACCGAAGCACAGCGCATCATCCGCTTCCCGGATGTTTCCGTCGCCAACAGTGATTACGGCAGTGACCAGTTCAGCGTGAGCACGCAGTTTGAATACAACTGGCAACCCGGCGCCTGGGCGCTCAAACCGTTTGTGCGTCTGGACTACCTCAACACGCAAGTGGACGCTTTTGCAGAAACTGGCGATTCACCCTGGTTGACGTCTGCTGAAGACCAAACCCATGAACAGCTCAACACCAGCCTGGGTCTGGATACCAGTTATACCCTCGCGATGGATTGGGGTGTGATGATTCCAAGTGTGCGTTTCAGTGCGGTGAATCAGGCGCATCTGAGTAATGACTACATCGGGTTTAATCTGACGGACGCTGATGCCTTGGGTAATTTTGAATTGCGTGCGGACTCGGCGGACAGTTTGTTCTACCAGTGGGATGTGAGCACCGCGTTTGTACTGCCTAACGGCGTATCGACATTTATCTCCGGTAAGGTCGTGAGCAGTTATGCGGATACCAGTGCGTATCAGATTACCGGTGGGGTTAACTGGGAGTTTTAA